A portion of the Parambassis ranga chromosome 22, fParRan2.1, whole genome shotgun sequence genome contains these proteins:
- the LOC114427174 gene encoding NPC intracellular cholesterol transporter 2-like, producing MDSRPAVVVLLCLMGFTCAELVKFIDCGSTSGKVATVDINPCASQPCQLHRGDSYSVNVTFNSGVESQTSTAVVHGIVAGVPIPFAIPIVDGCKSGIQCPIQKQQTCHYQTALPVKAEYPAIKVVVEWELRDDNKQDLFCIKFPVQIV from the exons atGGATTCTCGGCCCGCTGTGGTAGTTTTACTCTGCTTGATGGGATTCACCTGTGCAGAACTAGTGAAGTTCATTGATTGCG GTTCCACCTCTGGCAAAGTGGCCACCGTAGACATTAACCCTTGTGCCAGTCAGCCGTGCCAACTGCACAGAGGGGACTCCTACAGTGTTAATGTGACGTTCAACAGTG GTGTGGAGAGCCAGACGAGCACAGCAGTGGTTCATGGAATAGTTGCTGGTGTTCCCATCCCCTTCGCCATCCCTATTGTTGATGGCTGCAAGTCTGGAATTCAGTGTCccatccagaagcagcagacgTGTCACTATCAGACTGCACTGCCTGTAAAGGCAGAGTATCCTGCT aTAAAGGTTGTGGTGGAGTGGGAACTGAGAGACGACAACAAACAAGACCTCTTCTGCATCAAGTTCCCTGTTCAGATTGTGTAG
- the isca2 gene encoding iron-sulfur cluster assembly 2 homolog, mitochondrial produces MSFVRGAMIAASKSRILSLASASTRLNSLIVGEQSHRLPQKREPSHTAGLRCFSNAVQEKPGLSEDKVHLTDSCVKRLMEIMEKGEYLRIHVEGGGCSGFQYKFSVDKNKNEDDRLFEQKGVGIIVDPDSLEFVKGATVDFSQELIRSTFLVLKNPQADHGCSCGSSFSVKL; encoded by the exons ATGTCATTCGTAAGAGGAGCAATGATAGCTGCGTCAAAGTCAAGAATATTGAGCCTTGCTAG TGCATCTACTCGCCTGAACAGCCTGATTGTGGGCGAACAGTCTCACAGGCTTCCCCAAAAACGCGAGCCTTCTCACACAGCGGGGCTTCGGTGCTTCAGCAATGCCGTCCAGGAGAAACCAGGTCTATCTGAAGATAAAGTGCATCTTACTGACTCATGTGTGAAG AGACTCATGGAAATTATGGAGAAGGGAGAGTACCTGAGAATACACGTGGAGGGAGGAGGCTGCTCCGGTTTCCAGTACAAATTCTCAGTTGATAAAAACAAGAATGAAGATGACCG ACTCTTTGAGCAGAAAGGAGTGGGCATTATTGTGGACCCGGACAGCCTGGAGTTTGTGAAAGGAGCCACTGTAGATTTCAGTCAGGAGCTGATCCGTTCCACCTTCCTGGTGCTCAAAAATCCTCAAGCTGATCATGGCTGCTCTTGTGGCAGCTCATTTTCTGTCAAACTATGA
- the LOC114427172 gene encoding sodium-dependent lysophosphatidylcholine symporter 1-B-like, whose product MAPNGEIAEQCAASLIVVKPPHKEIVKLKPKDQRDRLSVFRKLCYAIGGAPYQITGSALGFFLQIYLLDVAQLDPFYASIILFVGRAWDAITDPTVGFLVSRSKWTRIGRMMPWILLSTPFAVLTYLMIWYVPPFEEGKVIWYLIFYCLFQSMQTCFHVPYSALTMFISRDQKERDSATAYRMMVEVLGTVLGTAIQGQIVGGSSKCPTVSDDSDSTNSTRMNMSIASQHEMEQAYLTASGVICIIYVICATIVFFGVKEQKDNGQKNSEPLTFRQGLWVIMSHGPYVKLVISFLFTSLAFMLLEGNFALFITYALGHRKDYQNILLVIMLSGTLTIPWWQWFLTRFGKKTATYCGILWAVPFMILIVSIKSSLIISYMVSVAAGVSVAAAFLLPWSMLPDVVDDFKVQNPDIHGHEALFYSFYVFFIKFASGVSLGVSTLSLKFAGYVTGHCSQPEAVSVALKVLVSPVPVVLIAIGLLIMTTYPIDEERRQGNRKLLQEMLDSTDSESETSESGSNV is encoded by the exons ATGGCGCCGAATGGAGAGATTGCCGAACAGTGCGCGGCGAGTTTAATCGTAGTCAAACCACCGCATAAAGAGATCGTGAAACTAAAG CCAAAGGACCAGAGGGAccgtctgtctgtgttcagaaAACTCTGCTATGCCATTGGTGGGGCTCCCTACCAGATCACCGGCAGCGCGCTGGGCTTCTTCCTCCAGATCTACCTTCTTGATGTGGCACAG CTGGATCCCTTCTATGCCTCCATCATACTGTTTGTGGGCCGGGCCTGGGATGCCATCACAGACCCAACGGTGGGTTTCCTGGTAAGCCGGAGTAAATGGACCAGGATCGGCCGCATGATGCCCTG GATCCTTCTCTCCACACCATTCGCAGTGCTGACATATCTTATGATCTGGTATGTGCCTCCATTTGAGGAAGGGAAGGTCATCTGGTACCTTATCTTTTACTGCCTCTTCCAGTCGATGCAGACC TGCTTCCATGTGCCATATTCAGCCCTCACCATGTTCATCAGCAGGGACCAGAAAGAGAGGGATTCTGCCACTGCCTATC GCATGATGGTGGAGGTGTTGGGCACAGTGCTGGGCACTGCCATCCAGGGACAGATAGTTGGAGGATCCTCAAAGTGTCCCACTGTGTCTGATGATTCTGACAGCACAAACTCAACCAGAATGAACATGAGCATAGCTTCACAGCATGAGATG GAACAAGCCTACCTGACTGCTTCAGGAGTCATCTGCATCATCTACGTCATATGTGCCACCATCGTGTTCTTTGGTGTGAAGGAGCAAAAAG ACAATGGGCAGAAAAACTCTGAGCCACTCACCTTCCGTCAGGGCCTGTGGGTGATCATGAGTCACGGACCGTATGTCAAACTCGTCATcagcttcctcttcacctcACTGGCCTTCATG CTCCTGGAAGGGAACTTTGCCCTTTTCATCACCTATGCTCTCGGCCACAGGAAGGACTACCAGAATATTCTCCTGGTCATCATG CTCTCTGGGACTCTGACCATTCCATGGTGGCAGTGGTTCCTGACACGGTTTGGGAAGAAGACAGCTACTTACTGCGGCATCTTG TGGGCAGTACCTTTCATGATCCTGATAGTCAGCATCAAGAGCAGCCTGATCATTTCCTACATGGTCTCGGTGGCAGCAGGTGTGAGTGTGGCAGCAGCTTTCCTCCTGCCTTG GTCAATGCTCCCTGATGTAGTCGATGACTTCAAAGTTCAAAATCCAGACATCCACGGCCACGAAGCCCTCTTCTACTCCTTCTATGTGTTCTTCATCAAGTTTGCCTCTGGAGTTTCCCTGGGTGTCTCCACCCTCAGCCTGAA ATTTGCTGGCTATGTGACCGGACACTGCTCACAACCCGAGGCAGTCAGTGTAGCCCTGAAGGTGCTGGTCTCTCCTGTGCCTGTGGTTCTTATTGCCATTGGGTTGTTAATAATGACAACCTACCCCATTGATGAGGAAAGGAGGCAAGGCAACCGAAAACTACTACAGGAAATGTT AGACTCGACGGACTCTGAATCCGAAACCTCAGAATCTGGGAGCAATGTGTAG
- the LOC114427770 gene encoding zona pellucida sperm-binding protein 3, producing MKTKWHLFFLWSVLSLGLLSSAVDTYESAFTGRKKLLKLSTQKFNPVHMLTAGVGRSRQKSPSSPSPPAPLGSLQGSHPPHTPGSTRPEKPRAKIRSAFAYLPDASVACSAYDFVVRVKPTFYGLGADADELKLGSSCKSNGVLRPYGDLLFTYPLTACDGVRELLQDHLVYKYVLHYKPSPNRFPSRAHPFNVDIECRFQRDHHVYQLAVRPTWGTVAVRKRLNGRPSDFQIQLMDDAWDRPAMSPVYQLGQTVNFQVSALHLPAGGKLYISSCSATPRVSKSSLKYTIIDNSGCMLDSKRNHGTSQFISRTDKTLRWSLNAFQFAADPDTEVSIHCTLFVTSEALGPAQKSCTYRGDRWRALTGDDSICKCCESQCVASKPRRVLVEGFASSGPLLVSDQPHTAEDGFMPVTPSVDVVEYDGGSGKEEDEQLEGRSPVLDLNQLSSQEKVSEGWWEESEVKSLSEFEEDSSAYEEWDYSEGEMEGGDAMISEQMIHVTQKEGEVPHHQAQPPDSKDGHLEEEKEMTWYFTWR from the exons ATGAAAACAAAGTGGCATCTCTTCTTTTTGTGGAGCGTTTTATCACTTGGACTCCTCAGCTCTGCAGTGGACACGTATGAATCTGCATTTACTGGAAGGAAAAAGCTTCTCAAACTGAGCACACAGAAATTCAATCCAGTCCATATGCTCACTGCAGGAGTCGGAAGATCCAGGCAGAAGTCTCCTTCCAGCCCATCTCCACCGGCTCCTCTCGGCTCCCTGCAGGGGTCACATCCTCCACACACGCCTGGATCCACGCGTCCGGAAAAGCCTAGGGCAAAGATTCGGTCAGCTTTTGCTTATCTTCCAGACGCCTCTGTAGCCTGCTCCGCGTATGACTTCGTCGTTCGGGTCAAACCAACTTTCTACGGTCTGGGTGCAGACGCAGATGAGCTGAAGTTAGGTAGCAGCTGTAAAAGTAACGGTGTCCTCAGACCGTACGGTGACCTGCTCTTCACGTACCCGCTGACAGCGTGTGATGGCGTGCGTGAG CTGCTCCAGGACCACCTGGTCTACAAATACGTGCTTCATTATAAACCTTCACCGAACCGATTTCCAAGCAGAGCGCACCCGTTCAATGTCGATATTGAATGTCGTTTTCAGAG ggaCCATCATGTTTATCAGCTGGCTGTACGGCCCACCTGGGGAACTGTTGCTGTGCGCAAAAGGCTGAATGGACGTCCCAGCGACTTCCAGATCCAGCTAATGGATG ATGCGTGGGACAGACCAGCCATGTCTCCGGTGTACCAGCTCGGACAGACAGTTAATTTCCAAGTCTCTGCTCTTCACCTCCCTGCTGGAGGAAAACTGTACATCAGTAGCTGCTCTGCAACACCAAGAGTCTCCAAATCCTCCCTCAAATACACCATCATAGACAACTCTGG CTGCATGCTGGACAGCAAGCGGAACCACGGGACCTCTCAGTTCATTTCACGCACTGACAAAACCCTCAGGTGGTCTTTAAACGCCTTCCAGTTTGCAGCTGATCCAGACACTGAG gtcAGCATTCACTGCACATTATTTGTCACATCAGAGGCCCTGGGTCCCGCACAGAAATCCTGCACCTATAGGGGCGACAG GTGGAGGGCTCTGACTGGCGACGACTCCATATGTAAATGCTGTGAGTCACAGTGTGTGGCCTCTAAACCCCGCAGGGTTCTGGTGGAAG GCTTTGCCAGCAGTGGGCCATTGTTGGTCTCAGATCAACCGCACACAGCAGAGGATGGCTTTATGCCAGTCACTCCTTCTGTGGATGTAGTAGAGTATGATGGTGGTAGTGGAAAAGAAGAGGATGAGCAGCTTGAAGGCCGTAGTCCTGTCCTTGATTTGAATCAACTGAGTTCACAGGAGAAGGTCTCGGAGGGCTGGTGGGAGGAATCTGAAGTGAAGAGTTTAAGTGAGTTTGAAGAGGATAGCTCAGCATATGAAGAATGGGATTATTCAGAGGGTGAGATGGAGGGAGGTGACGCTATGATTTCAGAGCAAATGATCCACGTGACACAGAAGGAAGGTGAAGTCCCCCATCACCAGGCACAACCACCCGACTCTAAAGATGGCCATCtggaagaggaaaaggagatgACCTGGTATTTCACATGGAGGTAG